A single genomic interval of Bradyrhizobium sp. AZCC 1693 harbors:
- a CDS encoding acyl carrier protein, protein MSVRSRIFSAMQQIAEEQKVTLPPLQDDLSLHDTGFDSLAFAILVARLEDDLGIDPFTIAEDAAFPSTVGEFVRVYENVPA, encoded by the coding sequence ATGTCAGTGAGGTCAAGGATTTTCTCGGCGATGCAGCAGATCGCCGAAGAACAGAAGGTCACGCTTCCGCCGCTCCAGGACGATCTATCGCTCCACGACACCGGCTTCGACTCGCTGGCGTTCGCTATCCTGGTCGCGCGGCTGGAGGACGATCTCGGGATCGATCCGTTCACCATTGCCGAGGATGCCGCCTTCCCATCGACTGTCGGCGAATTCGTCAGAGTGTACGAGAATGTCCCCGCCTGA
- a CDS encoding AMP-binding protein, with translation MSPPETFALREYLGPELKGRTISDARHRVSLTEILGHSCLIGRSRELSGRSVLLAASGQLQSALAMIELDGVVRRMLLCPPDLDPGYIQALLADAEIDAIVTDRPDRCDARKYLVVGVGLPEPAAVPWKTERATEWLMLTSGTSGPPKIVGHTLDGLAGAIIAEGAARHPAATWATFYDIRRYGGLQIFLRAVIGGGSIVLSEPGETIADYVARLSAGGVTHISGTPSHWRKLLMSGAAANFSPRYVRLSGEIADQAVLDGLARAFPHASIGHAYASTEAGVGFAVDDGREGFPADLIGRNRDGVEMKVVDGSLRIRSHRTARAYIGAGAPPLADAEGFVDTGDMIERRGERYHFVGRRGGIINIGGLKVHPEEVEAVINGHASVRMSRARSRKSPITGAIVVADIVLADGADTGRQETIRTEILGRCKAALAAYKVPAVIRFVERLDVNAAGKLARADA, from the coding sequence ATGTCCCCGCCTGAGACCTTCGCATTGCGCGAGTATCTCGGCCCTGAGCTGAAGGGCCGCACGATTTCCGATGCCCGGCATCGCGTATCGCTGACCGAGATTCTCGGGCACAGCTGTCTGATCGGCAGGTCCCGCGAACTGTCCGGCCGATCGGTGCTGCTTGCGGCGTCGGGGCAGCTGCAATCCGCGCTCGCCATGATCGAGCTCGACGGTGTCGTCCGCCGCATGCTGCTGTGCCCGCCCGACCTCGACCCGGGGTATATTCAGGCGCTGCTTGCGGATGCCGAGATCGATGCCATCGTCACCGATCGGCCGGACCGATGCGATGCTCGCAAGTATCTTGTCGTCGGCGTCGGCCTGCCCGAACCTGCGGCCGTGCCGTGGAAGACCGAACGCGCGACGGAATGGCTGATGCTGACCTCGGGCACATCAGGGCCGCCCAAGATCGTCGGGCATACGCTCGACGGGCTGGCCGGCGCAATCATCGCCGAAGGGGCTGCGCGTCACCCGGCCGCGACCTGGGCGACGTTCTACGACATCCGCCGCTACGGCGGCCTGCAGATATTCCTGCGCGCCGTGATCGGCGGCGGGTCAATAGTGCTGTCGGAGCCCGGAGAAACCATTGCGGATTACGTGGCACGGCTGAGCGCGGGCGGCGTCACTCATATCTCCGGGACGCCGTCGCACTGGCGCAAGCTCCTGATGAGCGGTGCTGCCGCGAATTTTTCGCCGCGCTATGTCCGTTTGTCCGGCGAAATCGCCGACCAGGCGGTGCTCGACGGCCTGGCCCGTGCGTTTCCGCATGCGTCGATCGGCCATGCCTATGCTTCCACCGAAGCCGGGGTCGGTTTCGCGGTTGACGATGGGCGCGAGGGTTTTCCCGCCGATCTCATCGGACGGAACCGCGACGGCGTCGAAATGAAGGTCGTCGACGGCTCGCTCCGGATCCGCTCCCATCGCACGGCGCGCGCCTATATCGGCGCCGGCGCGCCACCGCTCGCCGATGCCGAGGGCTTCGTCGACACCGGCGACATGATCGAGCGGCGCGGCGAGCGCTACCACTTCGTCGGCCGGCGCGGCGGCATCATCAACATCGGCGGGCTGAAGGTCCATCCCGAGGAGGTTGAGGCCGTGATCAACGGACACGCGTCGGTGCGGATGTCGCGCGCGCGGTCGCGCAAGAGCCCGATCACCGGCGCCATCGTGGTCGCCGACATCGTCCTCGCCGACGGCGCGGATACCGGTCGCCAGGAAACAATCCGCACGGAGATTCTCGGCCGGTGCAAGGCCGCGTTGGCGGCATACAAGGTGCCTGCGGTGATCCGCTTCGTCGAGCGGCTCGACGTCAACGCAGCGGGAAAACTGGCGCGCGCCGATGCGTAA
- a CDS encoding TAXI family TRAP transporter solute-binding subunit translates to MNWFDSLGPRLLLVVLASLPLIIQPFAADAQTQNARTQRVRLLARAPPPQKPQVAMNAWTVGVAGGLLEGAPIRLAAEMARVVDDGNNLHVLPVVTRGATENVNSLLYLRGIDAAIINSDVLEEYKSQVPDIQQRLAYILNLFPSELHIFVRPEIQGLNDLAGKKVNFNTQGTAAAYSGPLIFSRLGLEVEKTFIPHQVALEQMRKGEMAGIVFITSKPVDAFVRGRWEPGFKFLPIPYDSKFEDYYLPAALDAADYPSLIKPGEQVTTIAVPTALVAFNFPAKSNRFQRIARFVDHLFSRIGKLQEPGFDPKWKLINLAATVPGLARFPAAQAWLERQPRATHVSQ, encoded by the coding sequence ATGAACTGGTTTGATAGTTTAGGGCCCCGACTGTTGCTCGTGGTATTGGCCTCTTTGCCCTTGATCATTCAGCCGTTCGCTGCGGACGCGCAGACGCAAAATGCCCGGACGCAACGCGTTCGTCTGTTGGCTCGCGCGCCGCCGCCGCAAAAGCCGCAAGTCGCGATGAATGCCTGGACAGTCGGTGTTGCAGGAGGCCTTCTCGAGGGAGCGCCAATCCGCCTGGCGGCGGAGATGGCCCGTGTCGTCGATGACGGAAACAATCTGCACGTTTTGCCGGTCGTGACGCGCGGCGCCACGGAAAACGTGAATTCACTGCTCTATCTGCGCGGCATCGATGCCGCGATCATCAATTCGGACGTGCTGGAGGAATATAAGAGCCAGGTGCCCGATATTCAGCAGCGGCTTGCCTACATCCTGAATTTATTCCCGTCCGAACTTCATATCTTCGTTCGTCCCGAGATTCAGGGGCTGAACGATCTCGCCGGCAAGAAAGTGAACTTCAACACCCAGGGTACCGCAGCGGCCTATTCGGGCCCGCTGATCTTCAGTCGGCTCGGCCTCGAGGTGGAAAAGACGTTCATCCCGCATCAGGTCGCGCTCGAGCAGATGCGCAAGGGTGAGATGGCGGGGATCGTCTTCATTACCTCGAAGCCGGTAGATGCTTTCGTGCGCGGCCGTTGGGAGCCGGGGTTCAAGTTTCTGCCAATCCCCTATGACAGCAAGTTCGAGGACTACTATCTGCCCGCCGCGCTCGATGCCGCGGACTATCCCAGTCTGATCAAGCCGGGCGAACAAGTAACGACGATTGCCGTTCCGACCGCTCTCGTCGCTTTCAATTTCCCAGCCAAATCGAACCGCTTTCAGCGCATCGCACGTTTCGTCGATCATCTGTTCTCGCGGATCGGCAAGCTGCAGGAGCCCGGCTTCGACCCGAAATGGAAATTGATCAATCTCGCGGCGACAGTTCCCGGCCTTGCACGCTTCCCTGCCGCGCAAGCGTGGCTCGAGCGCCAACCGCGCGCAACGCATGTATCGCAATGA
- a CDS encoding SDR family NAD(P)-dependent oxidoreductase: MRNVLVTGGSRGIGLAIARRLVVSGDYNVVAVARRESEDLERAIRETDADRLHFRAFDLGQTDKIPAFVKELRDAFGAIYGLVNNAGIGTEGLLANMRNSEIEALIRLNVLSPIVLTKYVVRHMMADGAGRIVNISSIIASTGYNGLSVYAASKAAAGGFTRSLAREVGKLDITVNAIAPGFVDTELTKSLDDDGRRRIAGRSALRRLPEADDVASMVEYLLGEGGRNITGTVLTVDAGNTA; this comes from the coding sequence ATGCGTAATGTCCTCGTCACCGGCGGCAGCCGCGGCATCGGGCTTGCGATTGCGCGCAGGCTCGTCGTATCCGGCGACTACAACGTGGTCGCGGTCGCGCGCCGCGAGAGCGAGGATCTGGAACGGGCCATCCGCGAGACGGACGCGGACCGCCTGCACTTCAGGGCGTTCGATCTCGGCCAGACAGACAAGATTCCCGCCTTCGTGAAGGAACTGCGCGACGCCTTCGGCGCGATCTATGGCCTTGTCAACAATGCCGGGATCGGCACCGAAGGGCTGCTGGCCAATATGCGCAATTCCGAAATCGAGGCGTTGATCCGTCTGAACGTGCTGTCGCCGATCGTTCTGACCAAATACGTGGTGCGCCATATGATGGCCGACGGCGCCGGGCGCATCGTCAACATCTCCTCCATCATCGCCTCGACCGGCTACAACGGCCTGTCCGTCTACGCTGCGTCCAAGGCCGCGGCCGGCGGCTTCACCCGTTCGCTGGCCCGCGAAGTCGGCAAGCTCGACATCACGGTGAACGCGATCGCGCCCGGCTTCGTCGACACCGAATTGACCAAGTCCCTGGACGATGACGGCCGCCGGCGTATCGCCGGCCGCAGCGCGTTGCGCCGCTTGCCCGAGGCCGACGACGTCGCTTCCATGGTCGAATATCTCCTGGGCGAGGGCGGCCGGAACATCACTGGCACCGTTCTGACCGTGGACGCCGGCAACACCGCCTGA